In a genomic window of Prosthecochloris marina:
- a CDS encoding DUF2461 domain-containing protein: MDVKNSFTFLEALRKNNNREWFQANKSFYDLARGEVEQLVAILIPIVRGIDPDVDVVSPKECLFRIFRDVRFSKDKSPYKTNFGAFIAKGGRKSPYAGCYLHIEPGASFVGGGAYMPESHYLKAIRSEIFENTGEYKAIIESQEFRKFYGGMYGEKLKTAPKGFPKDFPDIDLLKNKHYAVTHRVEDDFWFSDSLVDDVTGMFSALYGLNRFLNNAISNADKG, encoded by the coding sequence ATGGATGTAAAGAACTCCTTCACATTTCTTGAAGCGTTGCGGAAAAACAACAACCGGGAATGGTTTCAGGCGAACAAATCGTTTTATGACCTCGCCAGGGGAGAGGTTGAGCAGCTTGTTGCGATTCTGATTCCGATTGTCAGAGGGATCGATCCCGATGTCGATGTGGTCAGTCCTAAAGAGTGTCTGTTCAGGATATTTCGCGATGTACGGTTTTCGAAAGACAAATCGCCATACAAAACCAACTTTGGTGCTTTTATCGCAAAGGGGGGCAGAAAAAGTCCGTATGCGGGCTGTTATCTGCATATAGAGCCTGGTGCGTCGTTTGTTGGGGGAGGTGCGTACATGCCGGAGTCGCACTATCTCAAGGCGATCAGGAGCGAGATTTTTGAAAACACTGGCGAATATAAAGCAATTATCGAGAGTCAGGAGTTCAGAAAGTTCTATGGCGGGATGTACGGAGAGAAGCTGAAGACCGCCCCGAAAGGATTTCCGAAAGATTTTCCAGATATCGATTTACTGAAAAACAAGCATTACGCCGTCACACACAGGGTCGAGGATGATTTCTGGTTTTCGGACTCTCTTGTCGATGATGTGACGGGGATGTTTTCTGCTCTGTATGGTTTAAACAGGTTTCTCAATAATGCAATCAGCAATGCAGATAAAGGATGA
- a CDS encoding YidH family protein: protein MRKSLYSRFDDDELILRDELAIDRTLLANERTLLAYLRSGVALVIAGISIMHFANEMWFWAVGVACIPFGAVTGVVGVIRYRRIGRSIDAVRRQSPASRIK from the coding sequence ATGAGGAAATCACTGTATTCCAGGTTTGATGATGATGAACTGATTCTTCGTGATGAGCTTGCCATCGATCGCACGTTGCTGGCCAATGAAAGGACATTGCTGGCTTATTTGCGATCGGGTGTCGCCTTGGTTATCGCCGGAATTTCCATTATGCACTTTGCCAACGAGATGTGGTTTTGGGCTGTTGGAGTCGCGTGTATACCGTTCGGTGCCGTTACAGGTGTTGTCGGCGTGATACGATACCGCCGTATCGGCAGGTCGATCGATGCGGTGCGAAGGCAGTCTCCAGCAAGTAGAATAAAATAA
- a CDS encoding Acg family FMN-binding oxidoreductase codes for MSLSRRKFLVRSVQCIVACGLFPGLSACDGITREEVTNGSVYDELVSLIGRERTEILWYASFAPSSHNVQPWTVSIKNPDNWVIGSAEDRWLTEVDPQNREMLLSIGAFLENMVTAARAHGFQVNIRLLARNPFDPELLSIELQNAQRMEYPLQRLLERRTVRTVFKNEDIDSQDFSFLVGGEEGFHYYPRYSTQAVWLDEASVAATKLQIERENVQEELSRWIRWSDADASKYRNGLTPEAMDITGLAGWYVRNFYGSRDVLGKDFRSATVERVKQQVAQNGGWIVITSENDRISTLIETGRCFERMFLRARDCSVGVHPMSQALEEPLWSEKAAEMLRLDKPPQFLLRVGYIRDYPPPVSLRMPLDDFTKLNENGKV; via the coding sequence ATGTCCCTTTCGCGCAGGAAGTTCCTTGTACGCTCCGTGCAGTGTATTGTCGCCTGCGGGCTTTTTCCTGGTTTGTCGGCATGTGACGGAATAACCAGGGAAGAAGTGACGAACGGTTCGGTTTATGATGAACTGGTATCCCTGATAGGCAGGGAGCGTACGGAAATTCTCTGGTATGCTTCTTTTGCTCCAAGCAGTCATAACGTCCAGCCTTGGACAGTTTCCATCAAAAACCCCGATAACTGGGTTATCGGATCAGCCGAGGATCGCTGGCTCACGGAGGTCGACCCCCAAAATCGGGAAATGCTGCTTTCTATCGGAGCGTTTCTCGAGAATATGGTGACAGCTGCAAGGGCGCATGGTTTTCAGGTGAATATTCGCTTGCTTGCAAGAAATCCTTTCGATCCCGAGCTGTTGTCAATCGAACTCCAGAACGCTCAACGGATGGAATATCCTCTTCAGCGTCTTCTCGAACGGAGAACAGTACGAACCGTTTTCAAAAACGAAGACATTGATTCACAGGATTTTTCATTTCTCGTCGGCGGAGAAGAGGGTTTTCATTATTATCCTCGCTACTCGACACAAGCTGTATGGCTCGATGAGGCTTCTGTGGCAGCAACCAAGCTGCAGATCGAACGTGAAAATGTCCAGGAAGAACTTTCCCGATGGATACGGTGGTCGGATGCAGATGCCAGCAAGTATCGCAATGGTCTTACCCCGGAAGCAATGGATATCACAGGGCTTGCCGGATGGTATGTAAGAAATTTCTACGGTTCGAGGGATGTGTTGGGTAAGGACTTTCGGTCGGCTACAGTTGAACGTGTCAAACAGCAGGTTGCGCAAAATGGTGGTTGGATCGTCATTACGTCGGAAAATGACCGGATTTCAACCCTTATTGAAACCGGCCGCTGTTTTGAACGGATGTTTCTCAGGGCAAGAGACTGCTCGGTCGGTGTACACCCGATGTCCCAGGCCCTTGAAGAACCTCTCTGGTCGGAAAAGGCTGCTGAAATGTTGAGGCTGGACAAACCGCCCCAGTTTCTTCTGCGAGTCGGCTATATAAGGGATTATCCCCCTCCAGTAAGTTTGAGGATGCCCCTTGATGATTTTACGAAATTGAATGAGAACGGAAAAGTATAG
- a CDS encoding SAM-dependent methyltransferase: protein MRKSEFNTSLDIIDENITPFIPLIFKDLWTLGGNPDAVIKIMTQHVALREDSQIIDLGCGKGATVIELAKTFPGNYTGIDIIPEFIEEGNARIRENRLSGTVVLRQENMCETIAAPGKYDVVIYGHDSDAFGSVTKTLQVLSKKIHENGSIIYETAFHDGRYKGTEYSSEEALYSAIKDSGLRIIARLKWNREYIRRQNEANNRSIKKRIEHLKKQHPDKCRLFDRFYLNQIRESNILDEYVECIAFVLQQR, encoded by the coding sequence ATGAGAAAGAGTGAGTTCAACACATCTTTGGATATCATAGACGAGAATATCACTCCGTTTATTCCTCTTATCTTCAAGGATTTATGGACATTAGGCGGAAACCCTGATGCTGTCATAAAGATCATGACGCAACACGTTGCGCTGAGGGAGGACAGTCAAATTATTGATCTGGGATGCGGAAAAGGAGCAACTGTCATCGAATTAGCCAAAACTTTTCCAGGCAACTACACAGGCATTGATATCATCCCCGAGTTTATTGAAGAAGGAAACGCCAGAATCCGGGAAAATCGACTCTCCGGAACCGTCGTATTAAGACAAGAAAACATGTGCGAGACAATTGCCGCTCCTGGAAAGTACGATGTTGTGATTTATGGTCATGATTCCGATGCTTTTGGCTCAGTCACAAAAACATTGCAGGTTCTTTCGAAAAAGATACATGAGAACGGATCGATCATCTACGAGACGGCATTTCACGATGGAAGATACAAAGGAACGGAATATTCTTCGGAAGAAGCGCTCTATTCGGCAATAAAGGATTCAGGGCTACGAATCATTGCCCGACTGAAGTGGAATAGAGAATATATCCGACGACAAAATGAAGCAAACAATAGATCGATCAAGAAAAGGATAGAACATTTGAAAAAGCAGCATCCCGATAAATGCAGACTGTTCGACAGGTTCTATTTAAACCAGATTCGGGAATCCAATATTCTCGATGAATATGTAGAATGCATCGCTTTTGTTCTACAACAAAGGTAG
- a CDS encoding cupin domain-containing protein yields the protein MIVTPQDAQQRSFAGVDFLMLSHGKESMVTKMLYKKENKVPLHKHPSEQSGYVISGKYILIIEDAKYEIGPGDSYTVPSDTEHALEAIEPGEILDFFSPPRKDYR from the coding sequence ATGATCGTAACACCGCAAGACGCACAACAAAGGAGTTTTGCGGGAGTTGATTTTCTCATGCTCTCCCATGGTAAGGAATCCATGGTGACGAAAATGTTGTACAAAAAAGAAAACAAGGTACCGCTCCATAAGCATCCGAGCGAACAAAGCGGTTATGTTATATCCGGAAAATACATACTCATCATTGAGGATGCCAAGTACGAAATCGGTCCCGGCGATTCATATACGGTTCCCTCCGACACGGAACATGCCCTTGAAGCTATCGAACCAGGAGAAATCCTCGATTTTTTCAGTCCTCCGAGAAAGGATTATCGGTGA
- a CDS encoding Nif3-like dinuclear metal center hexameric protein, producing MKLLTLTSKLDIEFRIAENTEDLVEWAVTDSNRRYVHPAFLEERTGLMLQGGDIIQKAYTAVFVSDRVVEKILRERNCLLFTHHHFNYYEDERGLQPISPETMEALCRAGHSLYVAHAPLDTHARYGTSIALAELTGITVEHFFYDYFGAPTALVGHVTKTGFQDFASRVCKELQRPYLTLQQHRPAVEKVAVAAGGGDLPDLLQYAYDAGCDTLLTGTVENRWAVPSFQELNRAFHELNTRLKLNLIGGTHFGTERPAMLAVTELFETYGICCEYCEDELLLEAV from the coding sequence ATGAAGTTACTGACGTTGACTTCGAAACTCGACATCGAGTTCCGCATTGCAGAAAACACTGAAGACCTTGTCGAATGGGCAGTGACCGATTCGAACAGGCGATACGTTCATCCAGCCTTTCTTGAAGAACGGACAGGACTTATGCTGCAAGGTGGTGACATCATTCAAAAGGCGTATACCGCTGTTTTTGTCTCGGACCGGGTTGTGGAAAAAATCCTCCGGGAAAGGAATTGCCTGTTGTTCACCCATCATCACTTCAATTACTACGAAGATGAAAGGGGGCTTCAGCCCATTTCTCCCGAGACAATGGAAGCGCTCTGCCGGGCGGGACATTCTCTCTATGTGGCGCATGCCCCACTGGACACGCATGCCAGGTATGGCACCTCGATTGCGTTGGCGGAACTGACCGGTATTACCGTCGAACACTTTTTTTACGACTACTTCGGCGCACCGACAGCCCTTGTCGGCCACGTAACGAAAACCGGATTTCAGGACTTTGCGTCACGTGTTTGCAAAGAACTGCAAAGGCCCTACCTGACCCTTCAGCAGCACAGGCCTGCTGTTGAAAAAGTGGCCGTGGCAGCTGGCGGCGGAGACCTTCCTGACCTGCTGCAATACGCTTACGACGCCGGGTGCGACACTTTGCTGACGGGAACGGTGGAAAACCGGTGGGCCGTCCCGTCGTTTCAGGAATTGAACAGGGCGTTTCACGAACTGAACACCAGGCTCAAACTCAATCTCATCGGCGGGACACATTTCGGAACCGAAAGACCAGCCATGCTCGCCGTAACCGAATTGTTCGAAACCTATGGCATCTGCTGCGAGTACTGTGAAGACGAACTCCTGCTGGAAGCAGTTTAG
- a CDS encoding NAD(P)H-dependent oxidoreductase, translated as MKCLVVTAHPLQKSLCHILGETVVATLKESGHSVIVQNLYKENFNACLTAAERQTYYANVYDKESVSQEIEWLTSAELLVFVFPTWWYGFPAILKGWFDRVWAPGIAYDHAPGFGPIKPKLSNLRTTIAITTLGSGWWVDFLLMGRPVRKVLKRAILGACAPSSQFKMVSLYNAERLNDKQVTGFCSKVRQTVMNFC; from the coding sequence ATGAAATGTTTGGTAGTCACAGCTCATCCTTTACAAAAAAGCTTGTGTCATATACTCGGGGAAACGGTTGTTGCAACGCTAAAAGAGTCTGGCCATTCGGTAATCGTGCAAAATTTATATAAAGAGAATTTTAATGCATGCCTTACCGCAGCAGAACGTCAAACGTATTACGCTAACGTATACGATAAGGAGAGTGTCAGTCAAGAAATTGAATGGTTAACTTCCGCAGAGCTACTTGTTTTTGTTTTTCCAACATGGTGGTATGGATTTCCTGCTATTCTCAAGGGATGGTTCGATCGGGTTTGGGCCCCGGGGATCGCTTACGACCATGCGCCCGGGTTTGGGCCAATCAAGCCTAAGTTATCGAATCTCCGTACGACAATAGCTATTACAACACTTGGCTCAGGGTGGTGGGTAGATTTTCTCTTAATGGGCCGGCCTGTCAGGAAAGTTCTCAAAAGGGCGATTCTTGGCGCATGCGCTCCGTCAAGTCAATTCAAAATGGTCTCTTTATATAATGCAGAGCGTCTTAACGACAAACAAGTAACCGGCTTCTGTTCAAAGGTTCGTCAAACAGTCATGAACTTTTGTTGA
- a CDS encoding cytochrome b/b6 domain-containing protein, which produces MRKVYLYARFQRFWHWMQALIIFSLLVTGLEVHGLFQLMGYETAFNAHNALAWGLVTFIVLAFFWYITTGDFRQYLSEGNILDKIFMQIHYYMIGIFKNEPHPFKKNEISRLNPLQRITYLMLTLVGLPLQILFGFAYFYINELVALGMNPDWIEPIAVIHTLLAYMLIGFVIMHVYMTTTGHTLTSNIKAMVTGWEEVDE; this is translated from the coding sequence ATGAGAAAAGTCTATCTGTACGCAAGGTTTCAGCGGTTCTGGCACTGGATGCAGGCATTGATCATTTTTTCATTGCTCGTGACCGGGCTCGAGGTTCACGGTCTTTTCCAGCTTATGGGATATGAAACCGCATTTAATGCCCATAATGCGTTGGCATGGGGGCTTGTAACGTTTATTGTGCTGGCATTTTTCTGGTACATAACCACCGGGGACTTTCGTCAGTACCTTAGTGAAGGGAACATCCTCGACAAAATCTTCATGCAGATCCATTACTACATGATCGGTATTTTCAAAAACGAACCGCATCCGTTCAAGAAAAACGAAATATCCCGTTTAAACCCGCTACAGCGTATAACCTACCTGATGCTGACCCTTGTCGGGCTGCCGTTACAGATCCTTTTCGGATTCGCCTACTTCTACATCAACGAACTTGTCGCGCTCGGGATGAACCCCGACTGGATCGAGCCCATTGCGGTTATTCATACTCTGCTCGCTTACATGCTGATCGGCTTCGTCATCATGCATGTCTACATGACCACCACCGGCCATACTCTCACCTCCAACATCAAGGCCATGGTTACGGGATGGGAAGAGGTTGACGAGTGA
- a CDS encoding tetrathionate reductase family octaheme c-type cytochrome, with translation MKNLLRAGLSSVVIYLFAFSHLSAETFHPPVDSLLLSTADHTKFEELKKEFKNGPEVTEACLQCHTEAAKQVHRTKHWTWEVLMKDGKMLGKQHVVNNFCISVESNEPRCTSCHIGYGWKDRTFDFTSEKNVDCLVCHDGTGTYKKFPSGAGHPPYEDKVFGGKTPFKKVDLSYVAQHVANPDRHNCGICHFEGGGGDAVKHGDLDNSLLDPTETLDVHMASGENELNMTCTDCHKTEGHQVPGSRYEPTARDVHGFDYPLPDDYPTTCASCHGVDPHQNYKKLNDHVDKVACQTCHIPAIAKERPTKVWWDWSKAGKLDEEGRPLVKKDSTGHLVYLGKKGLFKWAKDIEPEYRWFNGEMNYVTFLTEINDSGVVAINHPDGEPRDTLSRIWPFKVHRGKQPYDPQLKRFVKPKLFGPKGSGAYWSDFDWDTSIAGGMEYAGLEYSGTYDFVETEMYWPISHMVSPKEEALSCVECHSRGGRLEKLAGFYLPGRDANGFVEILGLLVIVSSLVGVSIHGFMRFVSNKRRVQDGEV, from the coding sequence ATGAAAAATTTGTTGAGAGCCGGCTTAAGCTCGGTTGTTATCTATCTCTTTGCTTTTTCACATCTTTCTGCAGAGACGTTCCACCCTCCCGTCGATTCTCTGCTGCTTTCGACAGCGGATCACACAAAGTTCGAAGAACTCAAAAAGGAGTTCAAAAACGGTCCCGAAGTTACGGAAGCCTGCTTGCAGTGTCATACGGAAGCAGCCAAACAGGTCCATCGAACCAAGCACTGGACATGGGAAGTGCTTATGAAGGATGGAAAAATGCTCGGAAAGCAGCATGTTGTCAACAACTTTTGCATATCGGTTGAAAGTAACGAACCCCGGTGCACTTCTTGTCATATCGGTTATGGCTGGAAAGACCGGACATTCGATTTCACCAGCGAAAAAAATGTAGACTGCCTGGTTTGCCATGACGGTACCGGTACCTACAAAAAATTTCCTTCCGGAGCGGGTCACCCACCCTATGAGGACAAGGTTTTTGGCGGCAAGACTCCGTTTAAAAAAGTTGATCTCTCTTACGTTGCGCAGCACGTTGCCAACCCGGATCGCCACAACTGCGGTATCTGCCATTTTGAAGGCGGGGGCGGTGATGCGGTAAAACACGGTGACCTCGACAATTCTTTGCTCGATCCTACGGAAACACTGGACGTTCATATGGCTTCAGGCGAGAATGAACTCAATATGACCTGTACCGACTGTCATAAAACGGAAGGGCATCAGGTTCCGGGGAGCCGCTATGAACCGACGGCGAGGGATGTTCATGGTTTCGATTACCCGTTGCCCGACGATTACCCGACAACCTGTGCATCCTGTCACGGCGTCGATCCTCATCAAAATTACAAGAAACTCAATGATCACGTCGATAAGGTTGCCTGTCAGACCTGCCATATTCCTGCCATTGCAAAAGAACGGCCGACCAAGGTCTGGTGGGATTGGTCGAAAGCGGGAAAGCTTGATGAAGAGGGGCGCCCTCTGGTCAAAAAAGATTCTACAGGACATCTTGTCTATTTGGGTAAGAAAGGCCTGTTCAAATGGGCGAAAGATATCGAGCCGGAGTACCGATGGTTCAACGGAGAGATGAATTATGTGACATTTCTTACCGAAATAAACGATTCCGGAGTTGTTGCCATCAATCATCCCGATGGTGAACCGCGCGATACTCTTTCACGAATCTGGCCATTTAAGGTGCATAGGGGAAAGCAACCCTACGACCCTCAACTCAAGCGATTCGTGAAGCCAAAGTTGTTCGGCCCCAAAGGAAGCGGAGCCTACTGGTCTGATTTCGACTGGGATACGTCGATTGCCGGGGGAATGGAGTATGCCGGGCTGGAGTATAGCGGTACGTATGATTTTGTAGAAACCGAAATGTATTGGCCAATTTCGCACATGGTGTCTCCAAAAGAAGAGGCTCTCAGCTGTGTGGAGTGTCATTCCAGGGGCGGACGGCTTGAAAAGCTTGCAGGATTTTATCTGCCGGGCAGGGATGCCAACGGATTTGTCGAAATTCTCGGGTTGCTGGTAATCGTTTCATCTCTGGTTGGGGTATCCATTCACGGTTTCATGAGGTTTGTTTCAAATAAACGCAGAGTGCAGGATGGTGAAGTATGA
- a CDS encoding NAD(P)/FAD-dependent oxidoreductase: protein MAKVAIIGAGFAGHTAAMYLGDAIGKEHEITVIHKLDFFGFVPSWVWLGIDAVKPEETTFKLKPIYDRFNVNFIQGKVTSVHPDENYVVVDQANGGGEASVDYDYLIVATGAHMNYAATPGLGPDKNTESICHFDTAIKARDAYLELVERMKRGEKQRLVIGTGHPMAACQGAAFEYITNIHTDLTQRGLRDKAELAYLSNEPAIGDFGVGGINVVKRGGRIARGGDLIEDLMDEFGLEKSVRRGVKEVDEKKIYWEDFEGNFGEDEYDFAMLIPQSRGVTFPFYNKEGEDISAYVTNPGGFILADGIYGLSYDELVRTPDAWPANYQNPLYKNIFSAGIAFAPPGPISVPHTTRNGMTITPGAPRTGMISGVIGRIVALNVIDLIKGGRMTHRERMSEMLAVCIASNGKSLWKGQATTMIIYPVVPDHTRYDNKEGRDLFVTRVERGLAGAWLKQMVETTFMHKFRGRIGWQLIPE, encoded by the coding sequence ATGGCAAAGGTTGCGATCATTGGTGCTGGATTCGCAGGGCATACTGCTGCAATGTATCTTGGAGATGCTATAGGCAAGGAGCATGAAATCACGGTTATACACAAGCTTGACTTTTTTGGTTTTGTCCCTTCGTGGGTGTGGCTGGGCATAGATGCCGTAAAGCCTGAAGAAACCACTTTCAAGTTAAAGCCGATTTACGACAGGTTCAATGTGAATTTCATTCAGGGGAAAGTAACGTCAGTTCATCCTGACGAGAATTACGTTGTTGTCGATCAGGCAAATGGCGGGGGTGAAGCGAGCGTCGACTATGACTATCTCATAGTCGCTACAGGTGCCCATATGAATTATGCCGCTACACCCGGCCTCGGACCGGACAAAAATACAGAATCTATCTGTCATTTCGATACCGCCATCAAGGCTCGTGACGCATATCTCGAGCTGGTCGAAAGAATGAAGCGAGGTGAAAAACAGCGCCTGGTTATCGGTACGGGCCATCCAATGGCTGCCTGTCAGGGTGCGGCGTTCGAGTATATCACCAACATACATACCGATCTTACTCAACGTGGTCTCAGGGATAAAGCCGAGCTTGCCTACCTGAGCAATGAACCGGCAATCGGCGATTTCGGCGTCGGTGGTATTAACGTTGTAAAACGTGGAGGAAGAATTGCCCGGGGAGGAGATCTTATCGAGGATCTGATGGATGAGTTCGGACTTGAAAAATCGGTTCGGCGAGGGGTCAAAGAGGTAGATGAGAAAAAAATCTACTGGGAAGATTTCGAAGGTAATTTCGGAGAGGATGAATACGATTTTGCCATGCTTATCCCGCAGTCTCGAGGTGTAACCTTTCCTTTCTATAACAAGGAAGGAGAGGATATTTCCGCTTATGTCACCAATCCGGGAGGGTTTATTCTCGCCGACGGTATTTACGGGTTGAGCTATGATGAACTGGTGAGAACACCTGATGCATGGCCGGCAAACTATCAGAATCCGCTGTACAAAAACATTTTTTCCGCCGGCATCGCGTTTGCTCCTCCGGGACCGATATCCGTTCCTCATACCACGAGAAACGGTATGACCATTACTCCCGGTGCGCCGAGAACAGGTATGATTTCAGGTGTTATCGGAAGAATTGTGGCTTTGAACGTTATCGATCTGATCAAGGGTGGACGAATGACTCACCGTGAACGCATGTCTGAGATGCTTGCGGTCTGTATTGCATCGAACGGTAAGTCACTCTGGAAAGGGCAGGCGACCACAATGATCATTTATCCTGTCGTTCCAGACCATACCCGTTATGACAACAAGGAAGGAAGGGATCTTTTTGTTACCAGAGTTGAACGCGGACTTGCGGGTGCATGGTTGAAGCAGATGGTAGAGACAACCTTTATGCACAAGTTCAGAGGTCGTATAGGCTGGCAGCTTATCCCGGAGTAA
- the ruvX gene encoding Holliday junction resolvase RuvX, whose protein sequence is MGEKTKKRIFAIDYGTKRIGLAKSDPFGNFAQPVGTFPPEKITTVLSSLLLNDPAAKIIVGYPLNSDGTKNRMTGVVDCFIEELKKVFPDLPVETIDEHGSSRHAGKLLVESGLSRRKRQQKGRLDCAAACLLLQTYLESSG, encoded by the coding sequence GTGGGAGAGAAGACAAAAAAGCGAATATTTGCAATCGACTACGGCACAAAACGGATAGGGCTTGCAAAAAGCGATCCTTTCGGAAATTTTGCCCAGCCCGTCGGTACGTTTCCCCCTGAAAAAATCACCACGGTCCTCTCCTCTCTTCTCCTCAACGATCCTGCCGCAAAAATCATTGTCGGCTATCCTCTTAACAGCGACGGTACAAAAAACCGGATGACCGGCGTAGTCGATTGTTTTATAGAGGAACTGAAAAAAGTTTTTCCCGACCTCCCAGTTGAAACCATCGATGAACACGGCTCATCGAGACATGCCGGAAAACTGCTTGTCGAGTCAGGCCTCAGCAGAAGAAAAAGGCAGCAAAAAGGACGGCTTGACTGCGCCGCAGCCTGCTTGTTGTTGCAAACCTATCTTGAAAGTAGTGGCTGA
- the pyrE gene encoding orotate phosphoribosyltransferase — MSTPALLDIFRSSGALLEGHFKLTSGLHSNTYFQCAKVLQYPEYLTEICKNIIEAFNGLDIDTVISPAVGGIVVGTEVGRQLGVKTIFAERKEGKMVLRRGFTISPDEKVLVVEDVITTGGSVAEVIEVVQGAGARVAGVGSVVDRSNGTVTLAEKQFSLLTLEVKNYEPDSCPLCAAKIPLDAPGSRSLRNS; from the coding sequence ATGAGTACACCTGCATTACTTGATATATTCAGATCTTCCGGGGCTTTGCTCGAAGGGCACTTCAAACTCACCTCCGGTCTGCACAGCAACACGTATTTTCAATGTGCAAAGGTCCTTCAGTACCCCGAGTACCTTACTGAAATATGCAAAAACATAATCGAGGCTTTCAACGGCCTGGATATCGATACCGTCATTTCACCCGCTGTAGGCGGCATTGTCGTAGGAACCGAAGTCGGCCGGCAATTAGGGGTAAAAACAATTTTTGCCGAAAGAAAAGAGGGTAAGATGGTCCTGAGAAGAGGCTTTACGATTTCTCCCGACGAAAAAGTGCTGGTGGTCGAAGACGTCATTACGACAGGCGGTTCAGTCGCAGAGGTTATCGAGGTTGTACAAGGCGCTGGAGCCCGCGTTGCCGGAGTCGGTTCTGTAGTTGACCGCAGCAACGGAACGGTAACGCTTGCTGAAAAACAGTTCTCCCTGCTCACCCTTGAAGTAAAAAACTATGAGCCGGACAGCTGTCCGCTTTGTGCAGCCAAGATTCCGCTCGATGCACCGGGCAGCCGCAGCCTTCGAAACAGCTAA
- a CDS encoding prephenate dehydrogenase yields MQTACINTISIIGLGLIGASVLRALKKSPLALKQRILFKGYDPSFDDRDIDHIKELGLDRFETDKKSLYAADLIILAAPVETNISLLDEIKRTVENPTLVSDVSSTKAAIARRAEELGIDFIGMHPIAGKEQQGYHASHDELFTGKTVVLCADEETLSRPDVGNLQELLRSIKCRIVVMAPEEHDKIVATVSHLPQLLSTALINHCEHDIDKSGPGFSTLTRLAGSSWDIWKDIIATNRENIASELDSFSRELEQLADDIRANRTNKVRERFEKANTLYDNLTNNNS; encoded by the coding sequence ATGCAGACAGCCTGTATTAACACCATCTCAATCATAGGCCTTGGATTGATAGGAGCTTCGGTTTTGAGAGCATTGAAAAAATCGCCCCTTGCCTTAAAACAGCGTATCCTGTTCAAGGGTTACGACCCCTCTTTCGACGATCGGGATATCGATCATATAAAAGAACTGGGCCTCGATCGTTTCGAAACCGATAAAAAATCGCTTTACGCGGCCGATCTCATCATCCTCGCCGCCCCGGTCGAAACAAATATATCATTGCTTGATGAAATCAAGAGAACCGTTGAAAACCCCACTCTTGTCAGTGACGTTTCAAGCACAAAAGCAGCCATAGCACGGCGGGCTGAGGAGCTTGGGATTGACTTTATAGGAATGCACCCTATTGCCGGAAAAGAGCAGCAGGGATACCATGCAAGTCATGATGAACTTTTTACCGGAAAAACCGTTGTACTTTGCGCTGATGAAGAAACTCTTTCACGCCCGGACGTTGGTAATCTCCAGGAACTCCTGCGATCGATCAAATGCCGGATTGTTGTAATGGCCCCTGAAGAACATGACAAAATCGTAGCAACGGTCAGTCACCTGCCCCAGTTGCTTTCAACCGCCTTGATCAATCATTGCGAACACGACATCGATAAAAGCGGTCCCGGCTTTTCGACACTGACCCGCCTCGCTGGTAGCTCCTGGGATATCTGGAAAGACATCATAGCGACAAATCGTGAAAACATCGCGTCGGAGCTCGACAGCTTCAGCCGGGAACTTGAACAACTCGCCGATGATATCCGAGCCAACAGGACAAACAAGGTCAGGGAACGGTTCGAAAAAGCCAACACACTCTATGACAACCTTACCAACAACAACAGCTGA